One Diospyros lotus cultivar Yz01 chromosome 1, ASM1463336v1, whole genome shotgun sequence genomic window carries:
- the LOC127786637 gene encoding cytochrome P450 CYP72A219-like, with the protein MMEIAFMEAMGMACALAAAALAAWWTWAVVNWVWVRPRKVERWLRQQGLAGTSYRLLYGDMKESSHLFKQALSTPIPLSNDIVPRVMPFLHRSLLHHGKKSFSWQGPFARVNIMEPQLIKEILSKNFHFQRPHTNPLVKLLAAGLAAYEGHKWAKHRKIINPAFHLEKLKHMLPAFQASCSEMISRWENEIAGAGVRAASEVDVWPELQALSGDVISRTAFGSNYEEGRRIFQLQKEQAELTIQAVNSVYIPGWRYLPTKRNQRMKQIDKEIRGLLRGIIDKRMKGGEASKNDLLGILLDSNFREVQQHEHGHGHGNVKKVGMSIDEVIEECKLFYLAGQETTSAWLVWTLVLLSWHQDWQHLARQEVLQVFGNETPSFDGLSHLKIVTSILYEVLRLYPPAVELTRTVHEETQLGGICLPAGVVLVLPDILLHRDQEIWGEDAEEFRPERFYEGVSNATKNQVSYFPFGWGPRVCIGQNFAMLEAKMCLAMILQRFSFKVSPSYAHAPIAIVTLQPQFGAQLILHKL; encoded by the exons ATGATGGAGATTGCATTCATGGAAGCCATGGGCATGGCTTGTGCCTTAGCAGCGGCGGCGTTGGCGGCGTGGTGGACGTGGGCAGTGGTGAATTGGGTGTGGGTGAGGCCGAGGAAGGTGGAGAGGTGGCTGAGGCAACAGGGTCTCGCCGGAACCTCCTACAGGCTCTTGTATGGAGACATGAAAGAGAGCTCCCATCTGTTCAAGCAAGCTCTCTCCACTCCCATTCCTCTTTCCAATGATATTGTGCCACGCGTCATGCCCTTCCTCCATCGCTCCCTCCTCCATCATG GAAAGAAATCATTCAGCTGGCAAGGGCCATTTGCACGAGTGAACATAATGGAGCCTCAGCTGATAAAGGAGATATTGTCCAAAAATTTCCACTTCCAGAGGCCCCATACCAATCCGCTGGTGAAGTTGTTAGCCGCCGGCCTAGCTGCCTACGAGGGCCACAAATGGGCCAAGCACAGAAAGATCATCAACCCAGCCTTCCATCTGGAAAAATTGAAG CACATGTTGCCGGCGTTCCAGGCGAGCTGTAGCGAGATGATTAGCAGATGGGAGAACGAAATAGCCGGCGCCGGAGTACGGGCAGCAAGTGAAGTGGACGTGTGGCCGGAACTTCAGGCTTTGTCCGGTGACGTCATATCTCGGACGGCGTTCGGCAGCAACTACGAGGAAGGAAGAAGGATATTCCAACTCCAGAAAGAGCAGGCCGAACTTACCATTCAGGCCGTCAATTCCGTTTACATCCCAGGCTGGAG GTATTTGCCAACCAAAAGGAACCAGAGGATGAAGCAAATTGACAAAGAAATTAGGGGTCTCCTGAGAGGCATAATAGACAAAAGAATGAAGGGTGGTGAAGCCAGCAAAAATGACTTACTGGGCATATTATTGGACTCAAATTTCAGAGAAGTTCAGCAGCATGAGCATGGACATGGGCATGGCAACGTCAAGAAGGTTGGAATGAGCATTGATGAGGTGATTGAAGAGTGCAAACTGTTCTACTTGGCTGGCCAGGAGACCACCTCAGCCTGGCTTGTATGGACACTGGTTCTCTTGAGTTGGCACCAAGATTGGCAACACCTTGCTAGACAAGAGGTTTTGCAGGTGTTTGGGAATGAAACTCCAAGCTTTGATGGCTTAAGTCATCTCAAAATT GTAACCTCCATTCTGTACGAGGTTCTGCGGTTATACCCACCAGCCGTTGAGTTAACTCGAACTGTGCACGAAGAGACGCAATTGGGAGGAATTTGCCTACCTGCCGGCGTTGTCCTTGTGTTGCCGGATATTCTACTTCATCGCGATCAAGAAATATGGGGGGAGGATGCCGAGGAGTTCAGGCCAGAGAGGTTCTATGAAGGAGTGTCAAACGCGACGAAGAACCAAGTTTCATACTTCCCATTTGGTTGGGGGCCTCGGGTGTGTATCGGACAAAACTTTGCCATGTTGGAAGCCAAGATGTGCTTGGCAATGATATTGCAACGATTCTCTTTCAAGGTTTCGCCATCCTATGCTCATGCTCCAATTGCTATCGTTACTCTTCAACCCCAATTTGGAGCTCAACTTATTCTCCACAAACTTTAA
- the LOC127794204 gene encoding auxin efflux carrier component 5-like encodes MIGWEDVYKMVVAMVPLYVALVLGYGSVRWWRIFTAEQCDAVNRLVCYFTLPLFTFEFTAHIDPFQMNYPFIAGDAISKVIIVGMIAIWAKCSGKGSYCWSITSFSLCTLTNSLVVWVPLMKAMYGQLGVDLVVQSSVVQAIVWLTILLFVLEFLRSSTGLVGEDKDLEGDGNGVVGARPSFWSLMKVVGQKLAMNPNSYACIVGITWAFLSNRWHFQMPSIIEGSVPNKTWQCQLL; translated from the exons ATGATAGGGTGGGAAGACGTTTACAAGATGGTGGTGGCGATGGTTCCCCTCTACGTGGCCCTGGTTCTAGGGTACGGCTCCGTGAGGTGGTGGCGGATCTTCACCGCCGAGCAGTGCGATGCCGTCAACCGCCTGGTCTGCTACTTCACGCTGCCGCTATTCACCTTCGAGTTCACCGCCCACATCGACCCCTTCCAGATGAACTACCCCTTCATCGCCGGCGACGCCATCTCCAAAGTCATCATCGTGGGGATGATCGCCATATGGGCCAAGTGTAGCGGCAAGGGCAGCTACTGCTGGTCCATCACGAGCTTCTCTCTCTGCACCTTGACCAACTCTTTGGTAGTCTGGGTCCCCCTCATGAAGGCCATGTATGGCCAACTCGGCGTCGATCTTGTTGTCCAGTCGTCGGTGGTTCAGGCCATCGTCTGGCTGACGATTCTGCTGTTTGTTCTGGAGTTCCTGCGAAGCTCGACTGGGTTAGTCGGGGAAGACAAGGATTTGGAAGGAGACGGCAACGGTGTGGTCGGAGCCAGACCGTCGTTCTGGTCGCTGATGAAGGTTGTGGGGCAAAAGCTCGCCATGAATCCCAACTCCTACGCTTGCATTGTGGGAATCACTTGGGCCTTCTTATCAAACag gtggcattttcaaatgcccAGTATCATAGAGGGATCGGTCCCAAACAAAACCTGGCAATGTCAACTTCTATAA
- the LOC127794170 gene encoding uncharacterized mitochondrial protein AtMg00810-like — MDLPLGYKPSVSVIQGEKLVCRLNKSICGLKQASRQWFAKFSHSLIQFGFQQSKSDYSLFTKGNGFFFVALLVYVDDIIITGPDLTVIDSLKSFLHSQFKLKDLGRLRYFLGLEIAQSKSGIFLSQRHYTLQILEDTGFLGCKPVHLPMVHNLKLSMHDGELLEDPSIYRRLIGQLLYLTISRPDITFTVHKLSQFVSHPRKPHLDVVHHLLQYLKSTPGQGLSFLASSSLQLRAFSDVDLGSCLDTRRSVTGFCVFLGDSLVSWKSKKQTTMSRSSAEAEYRALASTASEITWINQILMDFHVFILSHALLFCDNQAAMHIANNPVFHDRTKHIELDCHFIRDKVVAGHIKLLPIRSQHLLADLFTKALLAPQLFSLLSKMAVVNPHGPS; from the coding sequence ATGGATTTACCTCTTGGATATAAGCCTTCAGTTTCTGTTATTCAGGGGGAGAAGTTAGTATGTCGTTTGAATAAATCCATCTGCGGTTTGAAACAAGCTTCCCGACAATGGTTTGCAAAATTTTCTCATTCCCTTATTCAGTTTGGTTTTCAGCAGTCTAAATCTGATTATTCTTTGTTTACCAAAGgtaatggttttttttttgtggctcTTCtcgtttatgtggatgatatcatcatTACTGGTCCGGATTTGACTGTTATAGACTCTCTGAAGTCTTTTCTTCATAGTCAATTTAAGCTGAAGGATCTTGGCAGATTGAGGTATTTTCTTGGCCTTGAAATTGCTCAATCTAAGAGTGggatatttctttctcaaagaCATTACACCCTACAAATCTTAGAAGATACTGGTTTTCTTGGTTGTAAACCTGTTCATCTGCCTATGGTTCACAATCTTAAACTAAGTATGCATGATGGTGAGCTCCTTGAGGATCCATCAATCTATCGACGTCTTATTGGCCAGTTACTATATCTTACCATTTCTCGACCTGATATCACATTCACAGTTCATAAGCTTAGTCAATTTGTCTCTCATCCTCGCAAGCCCCATTTAGATGTCGTCCATCACTTGTTACAGTACCTAAAATCCACTCCGGGTCAAGGTTTATCATTtttagcttcttcttctttacagCTTCGGGCATTCTCAGATGTAGATTTGGGTTCATGCTTGGATACCCGTCGTTCAGTTACTGGTTTTTGTGTATTTCTTGGTGATTCTTTGGTCTCGTGGAAGTCTAAGAAGCAAACCACGATGTCTCGGTCCTCAGCTGAAGCTGAATACCGTGCTTTAGCTTCTACTGCCAGCGAGATTACTTGGATTAATCAGATTTTGatggattttcatgtttttattttatctcatgCTTTGCTGTTTTGTGACAATCAAGCTGCCATGCACATTGCCAACAACCCTGTCTTTCATGATCGTACGAAACACATCGAGCTTGATTGCCATTTTATTCGGGACAAAGTGGTTGCTGGTCATATCAAACTTCTTCCTATCCGCTCTCAGCATCTATTGGCAGATTTGTTTACTAAAGCTCTCCTAGCTCCTCAATTGTTCTCTTTATTATCTAAGATGGCTGTTGTTAATCCTCATGGTCCATCTTAA